Proteins encoded by one window of Chaetodon trifascialis isolate fChaTrf1 chromosome 15, fChaTrf1.hap1, whole genome shotgun sequence:
- the psmc3ip gene encoding homologous-pairing protein 2 homolog — translation MSKKDNGAALILAYLNEKNRPYSAQDVFSNLQKQHGLGKTAVVKAMELLALEGKIKEKIYGKQKIYFADQAQFKDVNDADLKAMDSQISELSAEVQTLTQSCRQLDAELKELSSSLTTEEMVSEIQELKAECSGYRARLEKIKSATNHVTPEEKEKVYKEQSVYVKEWKKRKRLASDMINAILEGYPKSKKEFLDEAGVETDEDCKVVVPNT, via the exons ATGAGTAAGAAAGACAACG GCGCAGCACTCATCCTGGCCTATCTGAATGAGAAGAACCGGCCCTACAGCGCTCAGGATGTCTTCAGTaatttacaaaaacagcatGGATTGGGCAAAACA GCAGTTGTCAAAGCCATGGAGCTGCTAGCTCTGGAGGGgaagataaaagagaaaatatatgGCAAGCAAAAGATTTATTTTGCTGATCAG GCTCAGTTCAAAGACGTGAACGATGCAGACCTGAAGGCCATGGACTCTCAGATCTCAGAGCTCAGTGCAGAGGTGCAGACCCTCAcccagagctgcagacagctggATGCAG agctgaagGAGCTCAGCAGCTCCCTGACAACAGAGGAAATGGTGTCAGAGATCCAAGAGCTGAAAGCAGAGTGTTCTGGGTACAGAGCACGTCTGGAGAAGATAAAGTCAGCCACAAATCACGTCACgccagaagagaaagagaag GTTTACAAAGAGCAGAGTGTCTACGtgaaagagtggaaaaagaggaagagactg GCCTCAGACATGATCAATGCAATCCTGGAGGGGTATCCTAAGAGCAAAAAGGAGTTCCTG GATGAAGCTGGAGTGGAGACTGATGAGGACTGTAAGGTGGTTGTTCCAAATACTTGA
- the retreg3 gene encoding reticulophagy regulator 3: MAHTGAMEDASVGDCSAKQSTSVCLRSRPCSSERDGQVRAVKAALQSRLGPYERVLTYLQSVLVWERPFQCVLLYTVVNVVFWFFALTSLRLLFLLASGLAVLVCVDTWRNKIWPEIRVRKLDEAENESWGLVQPGILSVPELCHHMAEAWVSAAVLTSRVVQYKRCNPGKFCILTCGVFTCLAVVGRYIPGLVLSYSAVLATLLAPLAAYHRWFQHVYVKLEPALQWLDFSGCGYMMSKPIDNQFLRRPIGGAASGEASDSEEELAAFCPTFDDAVVAKELALTDSEHSDAEVSYTDNGTFNLSRGQTPLTEGSEDLDRHSDAEESFAQDLPDFPSINPDATLMDDDDDTSIGLPSLGPSGLASHRASVLDVDAHLDSDQEDLDADLSLSGLPRASDLTGDLAGVIASNMIQAALMGAMQPRPPASQRREGPPRAGAHRSYRKQSSSELDTDLDGEDFEMLDQSELNQLDPLGGGGGTRRGESQGSNFLSSLLGKPQ; this comes from the exons ATGGCGCACACTGGGGCGATGGAAGACGCATCCGTGGGGGATTGCTCTGCCAAACAGAGCACGAGTGTCTGCCTGCGAAGTCGACCCTGCTCCAGCGAGAGAGACGGTCAGGTACGGGCTGTCAAGGCTGCCCTTCAGTCCAGGTTGGGGCCCTACGAGCGCGTCCTGACCTACCTGCAGTCCGTCCTCGTCTGGGAAAGACCCTTTCAGTGTGTGCTTCTCTACACTGTGGTCAACGTTGTGTTTTG GTTCTTCGCCCTGACCTCGCTGCGCCTGCTGTTCCTGCTGGCTTCTGGTCTGGCTGTGCTTGTCTGTGTTGACACCTGGAGGAATAAGATCTGGCCGGAGATTAGAG TCAGAAAGTTGGACGAAGCAGAAAATGAGAG CTGGGGTCTGGTGCAGCCCGGCATCCTCAGCGTGCCTGAACTGTGCCACCACATGGCCGAGGCCTGGGTCAGTGCAGCAGTCCTCACATCCCGTGTGGTGCAGTACAAACGATGTAACCCTGGCAAG TTTTGCATCCTGACCTGTGGAGTGTTCACCTGTTTGGCTGTGGTTGGACGCTACATTCCTGGATTGGTGCTCTCCTACTCTGCTG TGTTGGCTACTCTCCTGGCCCCTCTGGCAGCCTATCACAGGTGGTTTCAGCATGTGTAcgtgaagctggagccagccCTGCAGTGGCTGGACTTCAGCGGCTGTGGATACATGATGTCAAAGCCCATTGATAATCAGT TCCTGCGGAGGCCCATTGGTGGTGCAGCCTCAGGTGAAGCcagtgacagtgaggaggagttGGCTGCTTTCTGCCCAACT TTTGATGATGCTGTTGTTGCGAAGGAACTCGCTCTGACTGACTCGGAGCACTCTGATGCTGAGGTGTCCTACACTGACAATGGAACATTTAACCTATCACGTGGCCagacgccgctcacagagggCTCTGAGG ATCTTGACAGACACAGTGACGCTGAGGAATCCTTTGCTCAAGACCTCCCAGACTTCCCCTCCATAAACCCCGATGCCACTCTGATGGACGATGACGATGATACGAGTATAGGTCTGCCCAGTCTGGGCCCATCCGGCCTAGCGAGTCACCGAGCTTCAGTGCTGGATGTAGATGCTCATCTGGACTCAGACCAGGAGGATCTGGATGCGGACCTCTCTCTCAGCGGCCTGCCACGTGCCTCTGATTTGACCGGAGACTTGGCCGGAGTCATCGCCAGCAACATGATCCAGGCGGCACTGATGGGGGCGATGCAACCTCGGCCTCCCGCTAGCCAGCGCAGAGAAGGCCCTCCCAGAGCCGGGGCCCACCGGAGCTACCGCAAGCAGTCCAGCTCCGAGCTGGACACAGACTTGGACGGAGAGGACTTTGAAATGCTGGATCAGTCTGAACTGAACCAGTTGGATCCCctcggaggaggagggggtacTAGACGGGGAGAGAGCCAGGGGTCTAACTTCTTGTCTAGCCTGCTGGGTAAACCGCAGTAA
- the tubg1 gene encoding tubulin gamma-1 chain, whose protein sequence is MPREIITLQLGQCGNQIGFEFWKQLCAEHGISPEGIVEEFATEGTDRKDVFFYQADDEHYIPRAVLLDLEPRVIHSILNSPYANLYNPENIYLSEHGGGAGNNWASGYSQGKKIQEDIFDIIDREADGSDSLEGFVLCHSIAGGTGSGLGSYLLEKLNDRYPKKLVQTYSVFPNQDEMSDVVVQPYNSLLTLKRLTQNADCVVVLDNTALNRIATDRLHIQNPSFSQINQLVSTIMSASTTTLRYPGYMNNDLIGLIASLIPTPRLHFLMTGYTPLTTDQSVASVRKTTVLDVMRRLLQPKNVMVSTGRERQPSHCYIAILNIIQGEVDPTQVHKSLQRIRERKLASFIPWGPASIQVALSRKSPYLPSAHRVSGLMMANHTSISSLFERTCRQYDKLRKREAFLEQFRKEDIFKDNFDELDNSREVVQQLVDEYSAATRPDYISWGTQEQ, encoded by the exons ATGCCGCGGGAAATTATAACGCTTCAGCTTGGACAGTGTGGAAATCAAA TCGGTTTTGAGTTTTGGAAGCAGCTGTGTGCAGAGCATGGCATCAGCCCAGAGGGGATTGTAGAGGAGTTTGCCACTGAAGGGACCGACAGAAAGGATGTGTTCTTCTATCAG GCTGATGACGAGCACTACATCCCCCGGGCAGTGCTCCTGGATCTGGAGCCCAGGGTGATCCACTCCATCCTCAACTCTCCTTACGCAAACCTGTACAACCCAGAGAACATCTACCTCTCTGAGCACGGTGGGGGCGCTGGGAACAACTGGGCCAGCGGATACTCGCAG GGCAAAAAAATCCAAGAAGACATCTTTGACATCATTGACCGGGAGGCAGATGGCAGCGACAGTCTGGAG GGATTTGTCCTGTGTCACTCCATCGCTGGGGGGACGGGCTCGGGACTGGGATCCTATCTGCTGGAGAAGCTCAATGACAg GTACCCGAAGAAGCTGGTGCAGACTTACTCGGTTTTCCCAAACCAGGATGAGATGAGTGACGTGGTCGTTCAGCCGTACAACTCGCTGCTCACGCTGAAGAGGCTCACCCAGAACGCCGACTGCGTG GTGGTGTTGGATAACACGGCTCTAAATCGCATCGCCACGGACAGGCTGCATATCCAGAACCCCTCGTTCTCCCAGATCAATCAGCTG GTTTCCACCATCATGTCTGCCAGCACGACCACTCTGCGCTACCCCGGCTACATGAACAACGACCTTATTGGCCTGATTGCGTCCCTCATCCCCACCCCCCGCCTCCACTTCCTCATGACTGGATACACACCGCTTACCACGGACCAGTCG GTTGCTAGCGTGAGGAAAACCACAGTGCTGGATGTGATGAGGAGGCTTCTGCAACCCAAGAACGTGATGGTGTCGACGGGAAGGGAGAGGCAGCCGAGCCACTGCTACATCGCCATCCTCAACATCATCCAGGGAGAGGTCGACCCCACGCAG GTGCACAAAAGCCTCCAAAGGATCCGGGAGCGTAAACTTGCCAGCTTCATCCCCTGGGGTCCCGCCAGCATCCAGGTGGCTTTGTCCAGGAAGTCCCCGTACCTGCCCTCGGCCCACAGAGTCAGCGGCCTGATGATGGCCAACCACACCAGTATCTCCTCT CTGTTCGAGCGGACGTGCCGGCAGTACGACAAGCTGCGTAAGCGCGAAGCCTTCCTGGAGCAGTTCCGCAAAGAGGACATATTCAAGGACAACTTTGACGAGCTGGACAACTCTCGCGAAGTGGTCCAGCAGCTGGTAGACGAGTACAGCGCAGCCACGCGGCCCGACTATATTTCCTGGGGAACGCAGGAACAGTGA